From Mytilus edulis chromosome 8, xbMytEdul2.2, whole genome shotgun sequence, one genomic window encodes:
- the LOC139484494 gene encoding E3 ubiquitin-protein ligase DZIP3-like, which translates to MAQEPVVSAVESNYFRISTLLLRIAPRAVRIKFDDVFPPEHLKDTLNSNSSKLSDLKKDKCVNQSQWNFMFPKTGDPTSQSFDTTLMICLFMKLKDIQIKNQHPPPTDFSVGADLSRIKRYRKDIAYSKDTIFMNENFEVEWNETEAVRITFN; encoded by the exons ATGGCTCAAGAACCAGTAGTCAGTGCAGTGGAGTCAAACTACTTCAGAATTTCCACATTGCTATTGAGGATAGCACCACGAGCAGTGAGAATAAAATTTGATGATGTATTTCCGCCTGAACATCTTAAAGATACACTGAATTCTAATTCAAGCAAACTATCTGATTTGAAAAAGGATAAGTGTGTTAACCAGTCACAGTGGAACTTCATGTTTCCTAAGACGG GGGATCCGACATCACAGTCATTTGATACGACACTGATGATTTGCCTGTTTATGAAATTGAAAGACATCCAGATTAAAAATCAACATCCTCCTCCTACTGATTTCAGTGTTGGTGCTGACTTGTCAAGAATCAAAAGATATAGGAAGGATATAGCTTACTCAAAAGATACaatatttatgaatgaaaactTTGAAGTCGAATGGAATGAAACAGAAGCAGTAAGAATAACCTTTAATTGA
- the LOC139484493 gene encoding serine/threonine-protein phosphatase 6 regulatory ankyrin repeat subunit B-like: protein MFPLSCKLYKDRKIGKSSRFFHNPFKFYKEELDNFYEEVDRMRCCFLFLCVLHSGCLNEAILMENADSDDFSRTLKIIFSNFRLDSKMSPKRILDILDTLLNTYLKKKNGQYYVIHDRLFDFLCYYFGQRYQSLVISYSDSEIIRDRTLLKSLETSLQNFIETTPQEFTILIDKKYENEYIERLIQDMLSGYIDDVLYNHQVGHKDFRDRLLIHLQELDDDDVTVTCVLSEFVLDENERTSQLLPLNFACKYGYRELFNFFLSKTKDVNAYEGNNIPLITACRKGDKYMTGLLLEKGADVNQTDALGCSPLLWSCVDGNLDIIRMLLSKGADIDNMDDNSKSSPLVWVCCGEFLWLRASRDLGGKICSSSHANEFAAFVVENINDQFCTHEHFIETCITILTIGHLKGRMHAKEQLLKDTPQDFESTLSKGMEIIKGEEIENNDDSLTGKNTNNQTQPFIEIMNLFLDRGVDIDKPSKGGLTAFAFACIVGINKDSQSINYLLSKGACVNIHDINGIYPLHFVIGNEREDLVKLLIKNNALINCHGLSPLVSAINTKNVSIVNILITHKADINIRLENGSTLLHYAIQFDNANLINTLLKAGISVNCEDRQGNTPLIDAVRYGLEKICVILIKEGANVNTSNDDKETPLMLAIDEENISIVNILIEQGADINIRSTHGSTLLHYAIQFNNADLINTLLKAGISVNCEDGQGNTPLMIAAHYSLANIADILIKEGAKVDTCNNNGTSLLMIASSNNDVDILEMIKTKKEQYQKYQTIEPLFSACINDNQEVASLLLQTNCDINIPRENGNTCLFEASDKGLESMVSLLIEKGAKVNTSNNAGDTPLTVASTKGHTAIVRLLITAKGDMYQSNKNGESSPILACLHNHLEVVKVFLDNGWNIESVEMKTKQTCLSVASCNGNDKIVAYLVEQGADVNSQSNIGNTPLTLAASKNHLNIVQILIEHKADVNIRNEKGSTSLSLASSKGFDEIVACLIEHEANVNTQSNIGTTPLMLAASKGHFNIVKKLIVSKADVNIQNDKGSTCLSLASSKGFDNIVTYLIDQKASINTANSDGDSPLMLASKNGHISTVKKLLENGAKADIKNKDLARIFLNKKTWRNDNE, encoded by the exons ATGTTCCCATTATCGTGTAAATTATATAAAGACAGGAAAATAGGGAAATCCAGTCGGTTTTTTCATAATCCCTTCAAGTTTTATAAGGAAGAATTAGACAATTTTTATGAAGAAGTTGATAGGATGAGATGCTGTTTTTTGTTTCTATGTGTTCTGCACAGTGGATGCCTGAACGAGGCAATACTGATGGAAAACGCCGATTCTGATGATTTTTCAAGAACATTGAAAATTATCTTTTCAAATTTCCGATTAGATTCAAAGATGTCTCCAAAAAGAATTCTTGATATCTTAGATACGCTTTTGAACACTTatcttaaaaagaaaaatggtcaGTACTATGTTATACATGACAGACTATTCGActttttatgttattattttgGTCAGCGTTACCAGTCCCTAGTTATAAGCTACTCAGACAGTGAAATAATAAGAGATAGAACATTGTTGAAGTCATTAGAAACCAGTCTGcaaaacttcatagaaaccacTCCGCAAGAATTCACTATTCTCATAGACAAAAAATATGAGAATGAATACATTGAAAGATTGATTCAAGATATGCTAAGTGgctatattgatgatgtactgtatAACCATCAAGTAGGCCATAAAGATTTCAGAGATAGGCTGCTAATTCATCTCCAGGAATTAGATGATGATGATGTAACAGTCACCTGTGTCTTAAGCGAGTTTGTATTGGATGAAAATGAAAGAACATCTCAATTATTACCTTTAAATTTTGCATGTAAATATGGATATAGAGAATTGTTTAACTTTTTTCTGTCAAAAACAAAAGATGTAAATGCATATGAAGGAAATAACATTCCTCTCATAACAGCTTGCCGTAAAGGAGATAAATACATGACTGGTTTGCTGTTAGAAAAAGGTGCAGATGTTAATCAAACAGATGCATTAGGGTGTTCACCATTACTTTGGTCATGTGTTGATGGAAATTTAGACATCATCCGAATGCTTCTAAGTAAAGGAGCAGATATAGACAATATGGATGATAACAGTAAGTCCAGTCCTTTAGTATGGGTTTGTTGTGGTGAATTCTTGTGGCTACGTGCATCTAGAGATTTGGGGGGGAAAATATGCAGTTCCTCTCATGCCAACGAATTTGCTGCATTTGTAGTGGAAAATATTAACGACCAATTTTGCACTCACGAACATTTTATAGAAACTTGTATAACAATACTTACAATTGGTCATTTAAAAGGAAGAATGCATGCAAAAGAGCAGTTGTTAAAAGACACACCACAAGACTTTGAGAGTACCTTAAGTAAAGGGATGGAAATAATTAAAGGTGAAGAAATTGAGAATAATGATGATTCCCTGActggaaaaaatacaaataatcagACTCAACCATTTATTGAAATAATGAATTTGTTTCTtgatagaggtgttgacatagaTAAACCTTCAAAGGGGGGATTAACAGCATTTGCATTTGCATGTATAGTTGGCATTAATAAAGACAGTCAGTCCATTAACTATCTCCTTTCGAAAGGGGCATGTGTAAACATTCATGACATAAATGGAATATATCCCCTTCATTTTGTAATTGGCAATGAAAGGGAAGACTTGGTAAAATTACTTATCAAAAACAATGCTCTGATTAATTGTCATGGACTTTCCCCATTAGTTTCAGCAATTAATACAAAAAATGTTTCTATTGTTAATATTCTTATAACACATAAGGCAGATATAAACATACGTCTTGAAAATGGATCAACACTCCTTCATTATGCAATTCAGTTTGACAATGCAAACCTTATAAACACATTGCTAAAAGCAGGAATATCTGTAAACTGTGAAGATCGGCAAGGGAACACTCCTCTGATAGATGCAGTCAGGTATGGCCTAGAAAAGATTTGTGTTATTCTTATCAAAGAAGGAGCCAATGTAAATACTTCGAATGATGATAAAGAAACACCTTTGATGCTGGCAATTGATGAAGAAAATATAAGTATTGTTAATATTCTCATAGAACAAGGAGCAGATATAAATATACGTTCAACACATGGATCAACACTCCTTCATTATGCTATTCAGTTTAACAATGCAGATCTTATAAACACATTGCTAAAAGCAGGAATATCTGTAAACTGTGAAGATGGGCAAGGGAACACTCCTCTGATGATTGCAGCCCATTATAGCCTGGCAAACATTGCTGATATTCTTATCAAAGAAGGAGCCAAAGTCGATACTTGTAATAATAATGGAACTTCGCTTCTAATGATTGCCTCATCTAATAATGATGTTGATATTCTtgaaatgattaaaacaaaaaaagaacaatatcAAAAGTATCAGACTATAGAACCTCTCTTTTCCGCCTGCATTAATGATAACCAAGAAGTAGCCAGTTTACTACTGCAAACAAACTGTGACATAAATATTCCTAGAGAAAACGGAAACACGTGCTTATTCGAGGCAAGTGATAAAGGGCTAGAATCTATGGTATCTCTTTTGATAGAGAAAGGGGCCAAAGTTAATACTTCTAATAATGCCGGTGATACTCCTCTTACAGTAGCATCTACGAAAGGCCATACTGCAATTGTTAGACTTCTCATTACAGCAAAAGGTGACATGTATCAGTCGAATAAAAATGGCGAAAGTTCTCCAATCTTAGCATGTCTTCACAATCACTTGGAAGTTGTTAAAGTATTCCTAGATAATGGATGGAATATTGAAAGTGTTGAAATGAAAACGAAACAAACGTGCTTATCAGTGGCTAGTTGTAATGGCAATGATAAAATTGTGGCCTATTTGGTTGAGCAAGGAGCCGATGTGAATAGTCAAAGTAATATAGGAAATACTCCACTTACGCTTGCAGCCTCCAAGAACCATTTAAACATTGTGCAAATATTGATTGAACATAAAGCTGATGTAAACATTCGAAATGAAAAAGGGTCAACTAGCTTATCATTGGCAAGTAGTAAAGGGTTCGACGAAATTGTGGCATGTTTGATTGAGCATGAAGCTAATGTAAATACTCAAAGTAATATAGGGACTACTCCACTTATGCTTGCAGCTTCAAAGGGCCATTTTAACATTGTTAAGAAGTTGATAGTAAGTAAAGCTGACGTGAACATTCAAAATGATAAAGGTTCGACTTGTTTATCTTTAGCAAGTAGTAAAGGGTTCGACAATATCGTGACTTATCTAATAGACCAGAAAGCTAGTATCAATACAGCAAATAGTGATGGAGATTCCCCTCTTATGCTAGCATCTAAGAATGGTCATATATCAACGGttaaaaaattattagaaaatggAGCTAAGGCggacataaaaaataaagaccTTGCGC gtattttCCTGAACAAGAAAACTTGGAGAAATGACAATGAATGA